CTCACGTTCCTTTTGCCATAGACCTCGCATGCATTAAAGAACTGGTGCAGTACTTTTCTTCTGGAATGGACCTTTATAATGCGTTTTCATTTTGCTTGCACCTTTCtgttttcattctttttgctTCACTACTTCACTGAGAGAGCCCTCACCACATGTGTGCACAGTAGATGGTTCTCAATACTATTTTTATTATAATGTCCTACCAAAATATGGAACATCAACACTCATGCAATACCATTTTACCTACaagatgttttcttttttaagcaCTTGATCCACTACTGAAACCACTAACTGGAACGTGAATTTTTGGTTAATTTCACATGGCACATGCAACTTTCCGCCAAATTTTTTtactttccttttgtttctttATGTTCAACTTATTTTCTTCTCTTAGTAATAAATAGTGCATATAGTAAGTCACTAGCAGTATCGAATATGTTTGGTTACATTTCAGACAAAAATAAAGGTTTTACAGATTCCTTGGGTCATATTATTGCCTGGGAGGGACATAACATGGATGCATGCGAAGAGCAGAACATTCTCAAGGTGATGGTCTGGCTGTCGTCTGCCTGCCACATTGTAGCCACAGTGTTTGATGGCATGGCAGCCCAAAAGACTATTCGATGCGACATGCTTTCAAGTGAATCTTCCTTGCAGAGTTTTGCTTCAGAAGAGATGTTACATGACAAATTATGATGGAAATGAActaaaaatcaaatcaaaaggtGTTGCTGGGAGCCATAAAATGTGCCATAATAAAAACAGTAGCTATTGTAAAAAAAAGCAGTTACACTGTCGACTTAACGACGATCCTTAAATTCTCCGTAGTCATGTTTCTTATAAACAGAGCAGTTCGTGCTATCATATACTGCAATATCACCACGGCAGAATTCAATACATTTTCCTCTTCTGTATTGCTCGGTGATGTAGAACATACAATGCATAACAAGTTTGCAGAGAAATGAAAAATGTACAATATAGTGAATTGTATTTTTCAAGCTGCGTTGTACAGCATTCCCGATATCTATGGCACTTATATCGTAGGCGAGCTGCTGGTGTGTCTGCACCCAACAAATGTGAGGAAAAGCTGGTGCGCTGAACAAATAATTCCCAAACCAAGCGCAGCATGCCCTAGAGCTGGTTGCTCGACTGAATATACATCCACAATGTTAGATAACTTTGCCCCTTGCAGCTGCAAGCTCCTCAGACTTTGATGATTATCATCGATAGACCTTATAATTTTCATAGTGGGAAAATCCTGCTCACATCACTGAATACTGTGTTTAGCTACATGAAATGTAAATACTGTGTTCTCAGCGATGAAGAGAATACTACAAAGTGGAAATCGTTTCATAATCTGCCCAAATTTATACAAATATTGGATACATATGCTACATCATCTTGAAAAGCACTTGACAGCACTGCATACATAGTTCTCTTACACACGAGAAGTTCACTTGCAATGGAATGGTACATAGAATTATTTGTTTACGGGGGGGGGGCAAATAAACCTGCATTTATTTACAGGAGCACGTGAAGTGTCACAGCAATGAGGTCGTAATTCCGGCTTACGCTTTCTTATACTCGATTCGCTCCACCTTCACTTCGTCGCCGATGAGTTGATAAACGTAGGTTACCACAGTAGATGACTGGATATCCATCAAAACAAACGACGGTACCACATTGCTTTCCAGAGCGTTGTACGCACCCGTTGCAGATCCTGGGTTGATGTAGAACTTGTTCTCGTGTTCGTACGCTTCGAAACGATGGGTGTGACCAGATATCAGAATGTCAACGTCCAGCTGTCTCTGCAGCAGGGCCAGCATGTCATGGTTCCCCCACGGCACAATTTGATGGCCATGGCAAAGCCCAATTCGAAACTGGCCAACTGTTACCACCTTTTGCTCGGGGTAGTTCAGGTTCTCGTCGAAATCCCCGCGAACAATATGTACGTCACTTGCCAACGTCTTCAGATAGTCGTACGATTCCTTCGTGCACAAATTGCCGGTGCACAAAATGTGCTGAATTCTTCCGGGGACGAGGAGTTTCTTGAACTTGGCTGGTAGGCTGTGGCATCTATGGGGCACATGTAAGTCTCCAAGAACGAGGACCAACATTTTAATACAATACCTCCAGCGCAAACAGCAGAGTTCCGAACACCGCCTCCTCGATTGCAATGCGTGTTCCAATGGTAAAAGATTTCAATGCTTACCGCCAGGGCACGCCACCAACGTTCCGAATTTTTTTTCGGAGCCCCGTATAGGAAGAGTATGGCAATCGGGAGAGGCGTAATCTGATGTCAACAGGATGTACCTGGTGTAACCCACGGCGTAGccagattcccccccccccctctttcccTACTTTATTTATCGTGGTTTTACAGTGAAGGGGCTCTATTATTTTGGCAGAAGGCACAAGTCGGCAATGGCACAAAAAGATTTTTCAATAGCATGTGGAAAAACGGCGATGCGGGCATTGAAaaatccagaccccccccccccccggatgtTTGGCGATCCCCCTGGCGACTTTTTTACCTGTGCACCAAGGGGGGGCTTACTATTTCAGCTTTATAGAACGTAACTGATACTGACCCCCCCCCTTCTCTGCTtgagattctggataaaccactggatgtgccagtgggggggggggttattcgGGGGTTCCCCATCCCCCGAAACCGCACATTTGGCTGTGCATTTCGGAGAGcgaaacgagggtgaaatcctccccCCATATGAGGTCCCCGTAGAACTCCTTCCGAAACGTTTTTTTCTGGGTACACCACTGCTCCTCATATTGACAATACAGTGCTACAACGCTTGAGTTCTCACAGGATTTTCCCGCAAAGGTCCAT
This sequence is a window from Ornithodoros turicata isolate Travis chromosome 10, ASM3712646v1, whole genome shotgun sequence. Protein-coding genes within it:
- the LOC135370801 gene encoding vacuolar protein sorting-associated protein 29, which produces MLVLVLGDLHVPHRCHSLPAKFKKLLVPGRIQHILCTGNLCTKESYDYLKTLASDVHIVRGDFDENLNYPEQKVVTVGQFRIGLCHGHQIVPWGNHDMLALLQRQLDVDILISGHTHRFEAYEHENKFYINPGSATGAYNALESNVVPSFVLMDIQSSTVVTYVYQLIGDEVKVERIEYKKA